The Huiozyma naganishii CBS 8797 chromosome 3, complete genome genome contains a region encoding:
- the KNAG0C00720 gene encoding uncharacterized protein (similar to Saccharomyces cerevisiae SPC25 (YER018C); ancestral locus Anc_1.71): MRNRSQMAALTNKERELSAERRTLETGEVPRVTREVEALEVQNGELRGKWQGFETKRAQLQTQRDQLQREAAELTELLAEKQGQVAAQRARLREQRERDNPELRLYESLLGLAVDNADGPAGHITFTFSRFAADNMDKTCSVTVNAGGDGDTDTSAAVAIVRCVPQLDADSADYKQLEALLNETGRLPEFIYRARVLLVQRCTTSGTGDSGDTL, translated from the coding sequence ATGCGCAACCGGTCACAGATGGCCGCGCTGACCAACAAAGAGCGCGAGCTGTCCGCGGAGCGGCGGACGCTCGAGACGGGGGAGGTTCCGCGTGTCACGAGGGAGGTGGAGGCCCTTGAAGTGCAGAACGGTGAGCTGCGCGGGAAGTGGCAGGGATTCGAGACGAAGCGAGCGCAGTTGCAGACGCAGCGGGATCAGTTGCAAAGGGAGGCTGCAGAGCTTACGGAATTGCTTGCTGAGAAGCAGGGACAAGTGGCCGCGCAGAGGGCGCGGCTCAGGGAGCAACGCGAGAGGGACAACCCGGAGCTGCGACTATACGAATCACTGCTCGGGCTTGCGGTCGACAACGCGGACGGACCCGCGGGCCACATCACGTTCACGTTCTCCAGGTTTGCAGCGGATAACATGGACAAGACGTGCAGCGTCACGGTGAACGCTGGTGGGGACGGGGACACGGACACCAGTGCAGCGGTCGCAATTGTACGCTGCGTCCCGCAATTGGACGCCGATTCTGCGGACTACAAGCAATTGGAGGCCCTGTTGAATGAGACGGGTCGTCTCCCGGAGTTCATATACCGTGCAAGGGTGCTGCTCGTCCAGAGATGCACAACCAGCGGGACTGGAGACTCTGGTGACACGCTGTAA
- the PER1 gene encoding Per1p (similar to Saccharomyces cerevisiae PER1 (YCR044C); ancestral locus Anc_1.72), with product MFVHIALSMLLAVSPTVRASPGDNLFEFEDCCDACVVQRRCDGGQLGEDTPMVNAYSAYTFKELPAVYSRWLAWDCHADCDYQCQQIITGERAEQKLELYQFHGKWPFVRAFGMQEFFSTVFSVANFVPHYWGYKRIAGKLARQGQTTPARTNALQNYLAVAVAGMCAWSASTVFHFRDLLVTEKLDYFFAGLTVLSAFHALFIRMTGMYALPKLRTWFTRSVVAIFALHLLRLYIDWSYTYNMRFNVFFGCLQYLLILQLSYQNYKLLRSRRSGRGHSPQGALLWHLCVVPVLLVVSTSMAMSLELFDFFSYRFQIDAHALWHLATVVPSYYLYEFLLRDYDYIVEPKTQRTLL from the coding sequence ATGTTTGTTCACATTGCGTTGAGCATGTTGCTGGCCGTTTCGCCTACTGTGCGTGCGTCGCCAGGGGACAACCTGTTTGAGTTCGAGGACTGTTGCGATGCGTGTGTCGTGCAGAGACGGTGTGACGGTGGTCAATTGGGTGAAGACACGCCCATGGTGAACGCGTACTCTGCATACACTTTCAAGGAGTTGCCGGCGGTGTACTCTCGCTGGCTCGCGTGGGACTGTCACGCGGACTGCGACTACCAGTGCCAGCAGATTATCACGGGGGAGCGTGCCGAACAGAAGCTAGAACTGTACCAATTTCATGGGAAATGGCCCTTTGTGAGGGCTTTCGGGATGCAGGAGTTCTTTTCTACAGTGTTCAGTGTTGCGAACTTCGTCCCTCACTACTGGGGATACAAGCGGATAGCGGGGAAGCTGGCACGACAGGGCCAGACGACCCCAGCGAGGACGAACGCGCTGCAGAATTACCTTGCGGTTGCGGTTGCCGGGATGTGCGCGTGGAGTGCGAGCACTGTGTTCCACTTCCGGGACCTGCTCGTCACAGAGAAGCTGGACTACTTCTTCGCTGGACTCACGGTGCTCAGCGCATTCCACGCATTGTTCATCCGGATGACAGGGATGTATGCGCTGCCCAAGCTGCGCACCTGGTTTACGCGGTCCGTCGTGGCCATCTTCGCTTTGCACTTGCTCCGCCTGTACATCGACTGGTCGTACACGTACAACATGCGCTTCAACGTCTTCTTCGGGTGCCTACAGTACTTGTTAATTCTGCAACTGTCGTACCAGAACTATAAGCTACTGCGGTCCCGCCGCAGTGGGCGCGGTCACAGCCCTCAGGGCGCGCTGCTATGGCACCTGTGCGTGGTACCTGTGTTGCTCGTCGTCTCAACCTCGATGGCGATGTCCCTTGAGCTGTTCGACTTCTTCAGCTACAGGTTCCAAATTGACGCACATGCGCTGTGGCACCTGGCAACAGTCGTGCCCTCATACTACCTGTACGAGTTCCTTCTACGGGACTACGACTACATCGTGGAACCCAAGACGCAGCGCACccttctttga
- the KNAG0C00740 gene encoding uncharacterized protein (similar to Saccharomyces cerevisiae YCR043C; ancestral locus Anc_1.74): MIPYMPDQALLREHIYRETGDLDVVLDKETFDSHGGFKATRQFGLGYFNYQPCLHDEVYEKSLFDMWRCNVYDHFVSYFIILLVVVVWWVAFLCVDFNSLIQTVQRQLRRAVSTFQGNGSNGDSKRHHGTEIVYENHDFEYHHVKA; the protein is encoded by the coding sequence ATGATCCCGTACATGCCGGACCAGGCGCTGCTCAGGGAACACATTTACCGCGAGACAGGCGACCTTGATGTCGTGCTGGACAAGGAAACGTTCGACAGTCACGGCGGGTTTAAAGCGACGCGCCAATTTGGCCTCGGGTACTTCAACTACCAGCCGTGCTTGCACGACGAGGTGTATGAGAAGTCTCTGTTCGACATGTGGCGTTGCAACGTGTACGACCACTTCGTCAGCTACTTCATCATTCtgctcgtcgtcgttgtgTGGTGGGTTGCGTTTCTGTGCGTCGACTTCAACAGTCTCATACAGACCGTGCAGCGTCAACTGCGGAGGGCCGTCTCCACATTTCAGGGCAACGGCAGCAATGGGGACAGCAAGAGGCACCATGGTACAGAGATAGTCTACGAGAACCATGACTTCGAGTATCATCACGTCAAGGCGTAG